actaaCCTAGAAGCTGACGCTGATGGAGACCACAAGTGACTCAAAATAgcttcaagatttttaaaatatttattcattgatttatttaggctgcaccgggtcttagttgtggcactcaggatcttcactgtggcgtgtgggatttttttttttttttttttttttttttttgtggcatgcatgcgggatctagttccccaaccagggattgaacccgagccccctgcatagggagcgcagagtcttacccactggaccaccagggaagttcctgaatAGCTTCAAGATTTGTTTGtgagatttgttttttaagactGTGTTTTTTATCTCACAGGCTCCAGAAACAGGTTGACAAGAGCTTTCTTAAAGCAGAAAAGCAAAGGTTGCGAGCTGAGAAGAAACAGCGTAAAGCAGAGGTCAAGGAACTTAAAAAGCAGCTTAAACTCCACAGGAAGATTCATCTGTGGAATTCGATCCATGGGCTCCAGAGCCCCAAGTCTCCTTCGGGCCGACCCGAGAGCCTGCTGCAGTCTAACACCCCAATGTAAGCCCAGGGCCAGGGCGGGAGCcaggactttaggtccagccgtCTAAAACTGGAACTGAAGCCTACTTCTGTCTTATATATCGGTAACCCATAACACCCAAACCCTTAAAACTTCCCATTTTCCGATCCTAGTGTTCTTAAAGGGTGGTTTGGTAGTTATCTTTGACACTTGCTTTGTTGCCTtcttcagaaaaacagaaaccaggaAGGTTCAGAAACTGGCTGGTGTGACCTCTCTTCACTGGAGGCAGTCTGGATTTGAAGCAAAAGAAGCAAATATTTTAAGAGCCCAACTCTTTAGTTAATTTATGGACCCTTTTAGTTATCCTCCCCATAGTTTTTTAGCTTAGGAGTCAGGTccccttgggtttttttttgttttttgaggttgttttttggggttgtttttggcgtgcgggatcttagttccccaatcagggattgaacccacaccccctgcagtgcaagcacggagtcctaaccgctggactgccaggggattcccattgttattattatttttaagtcaaGTGCATTGGTACATCCTCCAGGGTCACTGTCTGCGTCTCAAACCACAGTATTGGGTATTCAGAAGACATCACACCCAGCAGCAAGTgattaaatatttgaatttctgTTCAGGCTCCCTTTGCAGCCCTGTGCCTCAGTTATGCCAACCCTCAGTGCAGCATTTGTGGATGAGAATTTGCCTGATGGGACTCACCTCCAGCCAGGAACCAAATTTATCAAACACTGGAGGATGAAAAATACAGGAAATGTAAAGTGGAGTACAGACACAAAGGTATTTTTCCCCACAAAACGTGAAGATGAAGTGATTTGAGGTGGCAGTGTGTTTAACTGACAGGCTTTCTTTCTCTTGTCACTATTCTTTTCAGCTCAAGTTCATGTGGGGAAACCTGACTTTGGCTTCTACAGCGAAGAAGGATGTTTTGGTTCCCTGCCTAAAGGCTGGCCATGTGGGAGTTGTGTCTGTGGAGTTCATTGCCCCAACCCTGGAGGGAACATACACTTCCCATTGGCGTCTTTCTCACAAAGGCCAGCAGTTTGGGCCTCGGGTCTGGTGCAGTATCATAGTGGATCCTTTCCCCTCCACAGAGAGCCCTGATAACATTGAAAAGAGCATGATCAGCTCAAGCAAAGGTGATAATCTCACCTGCCAGCAAGAGGTGAGCATTGGAAGGGTGACTAAAACCAAAAGAGCCCACTCACAGCTGGTGGTTCTTCCAGAAGTCTGGAGAAGCCAGCTTCTCCCCTCCTTCGAACACATCGTGTGCTTATATTGGGCCTAGTCCTCAGGGGCTTTGTTTGCATGTCCTTCGCATCTTGGTGCAGGCGTCCTTCAGTGCTTTTGTATCTCTGTAGTGATGTGTGGCCAGCCTCTGTGCTGCATGAGGAAAGCAGAGCTGCCTGGCCTGTGGACCTGCTGAGCCGATGCCTTTGCTGCTTAACAGTCATCTCTCCTGTATATCCCTTGTGTATGTTTCCTAAATACTAATGAAGTCTTACCCTGGTTGTTACTTGGTGCACAGTTTTTTAAGGCAGCTTCCCTGTTTACTACTTAAATTTAGTTACCCAGTGTTAATGTCCTGGTTTTGACTGTTGTTTTTATGGTTAATCTAAGCTATTGTCATTAGGGGAAGCTAGGTGAAGGGGGTAATTAGTAAACTCTCTGTACTGTTCTTGTAACTTTTCTATAAGTCTAAaattataacaaaacaaaaagtttttgcacaggctccggacgcgcaggctcagtagccatggctcacggacccagccactccgcggcatgtgggatcttcccagaccggggcatgaaaccgtgtcccctgcatcggcaggtggactctcaaccactgcgccaccagggaagcccaacaaaaagTTGTAATACATGCAGTGCTTTTGTTTTTAGGGAGGCAGCCGTCAGTTTGCCTTTTGAGTTCTGTTGAGGGCCTAAAATGTGTCCCAATGGTTTCTCTCCATAGGAAGCTCTTCTTCCGGCTAAAGAAGAAATTCCACCTGGTGAAACAACTGAGCAGACAGAAGGGACAGGAACCTGCCTCCCACAGAAGGCCCAAAATGCTGCCAGCGAGAGGGAGCTCTACATCCCATCTGTGGACCTTCTGACTGCCCAGGTGGAAGATTGAGCACTTTGAGGGGCGAGGGACAGAAAGCCCTGGGGAAAGAGTTCTTAACTTGTTGAAGAAAAGGCAGTAGAGCCATAGGTGGTGCCCAGGAAGTTAGAGATATGCCCACTCTGATCTAGTCAGATGCACTGAATGGCAAAATCATCACCAGTGGAAGCAGGCTTCTAAACTAAATGTTTCGTCTTCGAATTGGGAACTTATCTTGTGCTTCCCACAACTTCCCTCTAGTTGCCTCTTCTTTTCTGCCTAACTGGTTCACCTTCACCCCCATTGCATTTGCTCTCTTTCCTGCCATTTGGTTATTTGAATGCTTACTTCCCATttaactctttttgttttcaCTTGACTGAGGTGAGGCATGAATTTGAACAGAGTTGAATCTGGAATGATACAGAACTCAGTGGCCTGCAGGACCCATCAAGACAAAACGTGGCTCTAGCGTGTGCTGCGAGTAGCCTAACCTTGCGCCTTTTTTTTCAGGACCTGCTGTCCTTTGAGCTGTTGGATATAAATATTGTCCAAGAGTTGGAGAGAGTGCCCCACAACACCCCTGTGGGTAAGAATGTCGCTCGGTccaccttgtttattttattaacagGCCCCAAAATACTGCAGCCCTGACTCTAGTAGTTAGTATTTTATTCTGAGGAAATAGTTGGCAAggatttctcccacagtgtgatATTAAAACTGCACCCATTGGttcattttccttcctctccctgttGTCAGAGGCAACAATACCAGTTTGTGCAAAGTTTCCCCACCATAAAGGGACcctcttctccatttttctctggatatttgtgtccctttgttcctttGCATTCATGGCTCTGTGTCTTGGCCATGGTCTTCCAAAGCCAAACAACCGTTTGTGATCCTTCCTGCATTGATGGATCTGTCTGAGATACTTGTGTGCCTAATGGTCTGGAGAAATTCTTTAGATCGCCTTGAAGTGTACCTGGATTTATTTTAGCCATGCAGGAGGCAAGAAGCCCATGAGTTGCTGCTTCTGGACACTGACTGTTGATGATGTGATGCTTTTTCGTGGTTGATGGTTCTCCTGTCTTCATTCTCCAGATATGACTCCCTGCATGTCTCCTCTGCCACATGACAGTCCTTTAATAGAGAAGCCAGGCTTGGGGCAGATACAGGAAGAGAGTGAAGGGGCGGGATTTAAAGAACTTCCTGGTAAGGGgttaaatatttgtaaagtatCTGCATCCCCCCTTCCATACCACACCCTGTTGTTACACGTACCCCCTACTAACCTTACCTTGCTGTGTGAGTGGGTTTTCTGTAGGATCTCATTTTTTGAAGTCTCCTCACCTTCACATGGCACCGATAGCCGCTATTCCTTGGCATCGCATCAGCATGGGTACATGACTGGAGAAAGATCTTCAACACTGTAAACACCAATTGCAGACAAAGTTCatgtctttttcagattccacagtgTCAGTAAAGAAGAGGGCTGAGAACATTTCTTCAGTGGAGGAAGCAGAAGATGACCTGAGTGGGACCCAGTTCGTGTGTGAGACTGTAATCCGATCCCTTACCTTGGATGCTGCCCCGGATCACAAACCACCTTGCAGACAGAAGTCCACGCACAGTGAGTGTCCCTGAATTCCGCCCCCCCACACTGAGGTGACGCCTGACTGGTGACTGCCAGACCTGAGCAGACAGAAGTGCTCTTCCTTACTGAGAGTGGAGATCGCGGGATCTTTGTTAGAATTCGGATCATGGTGGTTTCTTTGGGCTCCACATGTGCTGCCTGACCATTTTATTTATAGCATCAGGAGCAAAGCACCCACCATGACTCATTTCTGTACTTCTTCAGGGGCAGAATTTCAGTTACACGCCACAGAGGAACAGCAGCCTGTTGTGCTGCCTGGATTCTGCAGTAAGGAGTCTTCTTGTAAGTTGACAGAGCCCCTCAGCAGAGACCCCCCCACTGGCAGCTGAGTTGTCTCCTTTCTCCAAGGGCAGCAGTCGGGAAATAGTGGGCAGAAACAAGAGCACCAGACTAAGTTTCTCAAGGTTAAATTCCGCTGTAATAAATCTCTTTGTGGCAGAAATTTCTAGATGTCAGATAGGTAGAACCACTGTCATGTATTTCAAGTACTATCCAAAAACTCAAATTCTACTACatcaaaataatgtgaaaaaatgtCTTGTGTTTATTATAGTGAAATTTGACCTATACCTTTAAGCATGATTTATCtcactttttcatttatatatctatatttaaactgtatatttttaaaaatatatgtatttcctCACACATACTTGTGTACAAATGCATAACAAAAAAGTCTGGAAGGACTTACGCCACAATGTTCACAGTAGTTATCTCTGATAAGATTATAggtacttttttatttcttttttttttcctcatccaTGTTTGCCAATTTTCTATCATGACTACTCATTACTTtgcaaagaagaggaggaaagtaGTCATACTTTAGTATTTACCACCaaacattttctcttcttatagCACTGTTAGCTAGTATATCAGTTTTGATTTGAACCCCTCTCAGTATGTTAACCGTCACGTGAAGAGGAACAGGGATGAGGCCTCCTTGTTTTAAGATTCATAGTGTTCTCAGAAGCCTCGATGTTTCTGCCAATGTTGTTTTTGTGAACTTTGGTTCTGTTTGGCTTTGCGTAGGTTTAGAGTATGGCCATGACTGTGGTTTCAGCAGCCCTTCCCTCTGGTTTGCCCCCGTCCTCTGGGTTTCATAATTATAGCTCATGACCTACAAGGCTTGGTGGGGTAAGGGTAGCACAGGGGCTGCTTTTAGCTTATACCTTAAAGTTGGTTGCTTTCATCCTTTAGTGAAATTTGCCCCACCCGAAGAGGGACCACTTGGAGACAAGAGGGAAGAGGTGGTCCGTATTGTTGAAGAAGAAGCTgtcatggaggaggaggaggaggagctcaAAGATGAAGTTCAGAGTCAGTCTTCTGCTTCTTCGGAGGATTACATCATCATCCTGCCCGAGTGCTTTGACACCAGCCGCCCCCTGGGGGACTCCATGTACAGCTCTGCCCTCTCACAGCCAGGCCTGGAGCGAGCGGCTGAAGGCGAGCCTGGGGTTGAGGCTGGGCAGGAACCAGTCGAGGCTGGGGAGAGACCCCCTGGAGGGGAGAACCAGCCACAGGGGCACAGCATCAATGACATCCTTATGACCTCACAGACTCTGGACACAGTGCCCCTGACCCCAGAGGTGGTAGGGCCTCCGCCACGGCTGCCCAGGTATCATCCACACCCCGCTCTGCTGGGCTGTTCTCCAGAGGTGGAataaagagagaggactcaaccTGATCTCAAAACCTGTTTCCTTGTCAGCAAGGGAAGAGTCTATTTCCCGTAGTAAAGTCTGATGAATAAACGTTGTACTTCCCAGTATTTGTGTATTCTCGATTTAAAGAAATACTTGTTTCAGTTAACCTTAATTATCTGAGTATAATCTTATCTACTTACGTTTTGATCATTCAGAGCCAGTTTTTAAACACAAACATCCCTTCCTCCCTGTCCTGTTGACTCATGGGCAAAGGCAGCAAAAACTCATTCTCATTCTAATCCAAACAAAATAGAATAAGAAGTTTAATCTGTTATggaaacaactatacttcaaaaccaGATAGAAGTTACTGTTTTTCTCTACTGGTTCTGTCTGTATCACTGCTCTCTCACAGTATGGAAAATGGTGGAGCCTTgactataatttaaaacattctcCCAGGGAGctagatattttcttttatcagtaCCACTTGATACAGGGGGAAGTGACCAGACTGAAGCCAGTCTTTCTAGCTTGACTGTGGCTGAAGAGGAAAACCAGAAGAAGAATGAGTGCTTCTCACCTGATCCCTAAATTTAGACATGTGATCTGGATCAGAAAAGTGAAGCCTGTCTAGAGAATTTGGCACTGCTGTGCTCTGTTTACTGTTTCTCCACAGTTACTGTAAGCGCCTTTTCAACTTACTTTCAATATTGTGTCTTTCTGAAAGGAGTCCTCCGTATGCACAGCAGCATGGTTCCCCAGGAGTGGATTTACCAGTTACCGTACCAGAAGTTTTTTCAGTCCCTGATCAGAGCAGAGGAGGTAATGACCAGCCtgagctttctctttttctgtgctCCTTTCTAATGGAAGCAGGTATAAGTAGGCGCTCTATCTTTGTGATTCTTGGCAGTTTTTAGAAACGTGCCCTTTGACTTTTTCTGTGCTCCTGCCTCATACTCTTTCTGTTCTATCTTCTagcttaatatttattgaacgagATCCCATAGAGGTTGGCATTGTGCTATAGTGGAAAGAACACAGGCTTTGGGGCCAGACTAGTCTAGGCTCCAGCCTCGGCTCCACCTTTCTTCACCGTGTGACCTTGCCGTGGTTCAGCAGGGTTCTAAGACCTAAAGgtctgtttccttatctacaaaataaagagaatagcACTTTGAAGTTGTGAGTAGACCCTCAAAGTCGCTTTCCTCTcgtcctcaaaaaacaaaacctgaaagtACTGAAGAACTAATGAACTATTGTGATAGGATTATAGAATTAATTTTTCTGATGCACTAAACACTCACCTTGCATTGCATTCTGGACAGTTTTCTTTAACATTTACTTAAACCACCTGCaaaatttctcaaatatttaaaaaggaaaaaaaaaaaagactttaaacatTGCAATCAGATTGCCACCTGCCTCAAAAATAGCCTTGCAGTGAGTTAGGAAACACCAGGTGTTTATGGATGCCGCATCTAACCAACAGCTCTTTTGCTTTTAGAGCTCAGAGGCTCATCAGGACTTGTAAACAGCAGACAGAGGAGCTATGACCACTCAAGGTAACGGGGCCGCCTTGTGCAGCCTCTCCTTCAGAAGCAGATGGATATCCTAGTACTGCCTCCGCTTACACGAGCCTCTCAGAGCATGTGCCACCTGCCGAGAGCGGAGAAGGAGAGCCCGCATTCCTTCCTGTTCTTATTTGTCCTAAAGCTTGTGAGCAACACTGAGCAGAGGGCTAATGGTGATGTTTAGTAAGAGTGTTCACATCCCAGACCAGGAGGAAGTTCCCTCAGATTCAACCCCGGCTTAGTACCAGAGAAGAAGGCAGGAAGGCCCAGCCCGCTGTGCATCTTTATAACGTTTCCTTAGACACACCTGCCTCTCTGCTCCCAGTCATCTCAGAGCAGTGTCACGGCGGGCTCCTCCCTACGTACAGCGTTCAGAAAATCACCTTTCCTTTGGGAGGTGTTTCCTCTGAGATGAGAACTGAGCGTGCAGACTGCCAGTACCCCGGTGTGCTGCTGAGCACATTAGTTTCCAGCTGGGGCCGAAAGCTGGCATGCTAACCAGGGTGATGTGCTTTCTGCAGTGCCCATACCTTGCAGCAAGCAGTAAGAGCTGGGCCCGACGTCAAGCCCAGATTTGTAGCTAGAAAACTGATAGGAAAATAGTCACACTTTCCTTTTACATCTGATTCTTTTCTCAGGGAAATCTCATTTTCTTCCCTGGATTAGAGCCCGGATTATCCGTAGGAAGATAAGGATTCCTAAAGAAACGACTGTTTCTTTAGGGAGACATTTGGCTTTCCCCCCCGCAGGCACCACCATGGGAGCAGCATTGCTGGAGGGCTGGTGAAGGGGGCTTTGTCTGTTGCCGCCTCTGCATACAAGGCCTTGTTTGCCGGACCACCGGTCACTGCACAGGTCagtgtatgttttattttcctgaacCGAAGCCAAGTCACCAGTGAAAACAGTGGCGTCTGCCTGGGTTGGAGAGAGTAGCATGGCATCATAGCAAGCATGAGCTTTAAGTTTAGTCTTTAACACACAACTCTGCCACTTTCCAGCGGTATGACTTGGGCTGAGTTActtaagggaagaaagaaaaaagacctaaTGTTGGTCGCGGACCTACTGTGTGGGGGGTCGCTCTCCCAGGTGCCAGCACAACAAGGTGACTCGGACACCAGTTCCTGCCCAGAGACAGTGGGAAATAAGCAGACGGACATTTatctgtgaaacttttgaaaattgcaaagcactatagaatttaaagaatcttccattcaattaagaaaaaaaaaacaaaaacgtttATTGTGCAGCGTGAGATGCTGTGCCAGTGTTCTCAGACCAGTGGAACACCTCAGCCTGGTGTCGGCCCCATGGTGGGGCCAGGGAAGGCGTCCTGGTAGATGACGCCTGAGCTCAGTCCTAAAGGACAAAATGAGTGTGTGCCAGGAGAGAGGGTTAGAGAGGGCACTGTAGACAGAGTAGCCAGTACAGAGACTTGGAAATGTGAACCTGGAGGGTGAATTTGTGCCAAGCAGAGAAAAGACCAATGATGTAGGTGGGATGCTGTGTTAAgtgattttggattttatttttaagacccgtgggagggacttccctggtggtccagtggttaaggctcacGCTGGCTATACTTTCTTCCCGTTTCCCATACTTTCTTCCAATTACCATCTCTTCTCTTGCGTCTTCTTGCCCCATCGTCATGATTGCCTTTAACTTCACAGGGTTTCCAGAGTTTGTTAGCATCTTTTCCTTCATCTCGTTCTAAAGACAGTTCACTAGTCACGTGGTTGAGGGTGCAGACATACCTAATCCAAAGCAGGGCCTTCGCAGTCCTTCTTATCCCCTCAGAAGACCCATCAGTATTGGGTGGACAGGAGTGCCGTAGCCTTGCACCTGATTACCTAGTCTTTTGAGTAAATCTGGAAGATGAGTATGCCTTAACAAGATAAACACAGATGGTACAAAAAACGTTGTTCTGCTTTTCTTGACTCTACACAGCCACTAGTTTCCGAAGATCAGACAGCAGCCCTGATGTCCCATCTCTTTGAAATGGGCTTCTGTGACAGGCAGCTAAACCTAAGGCTGCTGAAGAAACACAATTACAACATCCTGCAGGTTGTGACAGAACTCCTCCAGATCAACAACAACGACTGGTATAGCCACCGCTACTGAGGAGTGACCTCGTATTAAACAACTTTGCCTGCTGCTCAGAGAcgatctttattctgttctgggggagtggggtggaggcccttgcttgttttttaatctgATGAACCTACCTAGAGCCCGTCGTTGAACGATCAAGACAATACCTGCCTTGCGGTATTTTTTTGGAGCAAATGAAAGGCCAGAACTTAAATCTTCACGTTACACATTAGATGAATCGTAGGAAGAGCATTTTTCAATTGATCTGGATAAAACTCTTCTCCGTTTTAGCGCATTGAAAAGTGCAACTTAAACTTCCTATAGAGGCATTTTTCTTCCTGCTTGTATTGAAGTTGAGTATTTTTCTTTGCTTAATGTGGATGTTTTTAATGAGGGTATCTGTTAATTGTCagtttataaaagaaattaaCCTTGGAAGTTGTTTTCCAGAATTATTCTCATAATTTTTCTAACCTGTCCCAAGCTTCATAGCTGTGTGGTATTAAAATAACAGCCAGGGCGCGATGGGAGTTTTGTTCCTCTTCCCTTCTCAGGGAGAAAGTCGTTCCCCTGCAGGTCTTAGTAACCGGCACTGTTGTTTTTCAAAAGAGCCCCAGTGATGCGTTTAAAGAATAGCCACCTTCTGGTCTCCGCGCTTCTGAGAAAGGAGCGGGGAGTGTGCTCATTGACCCAGCAGCGCCTGTTGAGCAGTGTCTGTTGTAGCAATTttgcatacattttattttatttaagggaGAAAATTTAGGTAGTGTGAAATATTTTGCTAATGctacaaagaaggaaagaaactctTCTATTAAAGGGAAAAGTCAACTGAACAGTTACCCTTTTTCTTTATGTCGGGGGGCAGGTCTTCTTTACAGTAGAGTGGGCGGGAGTGTACAGGAACATGAGAAAAGTGAAAGGCAGGCTCCTGTGTGAATCTCGGTAAAGTTCAGGGGTGGGcaagtgagtgggtgtgaggctTAGGAAATCCTGATGGCCTGCTGAATGTTTGCAATCTGTTCAAGAGAACCTAGAATGAGAAAAAAGAGGCGGGTGTTTTACAAGACTTGGATGGGAGCAAACTCACTGAAAAAGTTTTGGTTTAACCGCAGGGTGAGTGAGTGGGAAGGAGCTTGCTTACAGGGGTCCCGGTCCTCACTCTGTTTTACAGAAGGGAGTCTTGGGTACAGCTGGGAAAGAGGTAACAAAAAACACTACAGATTTTAGTCATAAAAATTATTTGCAGAAAAAGAAGAATCTGACCCCCAGCCTGAAGGGGGAAGGATAGTAAAATAGTATTACTTAACCTGGTTTGGTATTGTAATGAATGGTGAGTTAAATTAATCATTGGCCATAATGATGTTTATTTACAGTATAACTCTTGAATGCTGTTAAATAAGCCAGGATTCAGACTGCAAGCCAACCAGCGTGCTTATTATTTAAAACGTTTTTATGGGGGGCCGTGGGGGCGCTTCTGGGTAGAGGCTGAGCGGCAGGGTGTGCGTAATTAATTCGGTTGATTTGAGACGGGATCTGTCTTGACCATGTGAGTTGTATTGTAGGGGTCCAGGAGGGCCCTGGGGTCCGGTCGTCTGTCCCATTGTACTTGTACCCTAACCGCTTAAAGAATGGTGAAATAAACTTTGAAACTCCTACCTGGACTGGCCGGTCCTTTCGTCCGGAACCTCGCGTGGCCTTTGAAGAACCGAGAAGATTTCTGGCCGCTGTGTCGAGAGAGGCCggccctgggagggaggggcgggtCCGGAGGAGCCGGGGCGGAGCTTCCCAAGGCTTTGAGCCGAAGCTTGGGGCGAAACCCCGGCTCCCGCACTTTCGGTTCTGCTTGGCAGACGTTTCTGTAGCTGCGGTCGCCCGGGGGTAAGGCGATTCGGgaccctccttcccttcttcctctttggCATGCAAGGGCCCAGGCCCCTTCTGTGCCTCCTCCTGGCCCAACACGCAGGTTCCAGGCTCTACTCACGGCCTCCCGGGGTGTCTGGTGGGACTGAAAATCCTCCTTCAGTGAAATCCTAGCCTCTCGGTCCGCGCCGAGCCCCAGAGTAGGGCGTGAAGCCTCTGGGGAGGCCAGGGTCgctgctccccacctcctccaACGCTGTGCAGTCGGTCCCCGGGACTGTACGGGAAGGGGACTGGTGGCCCCTGCAGCCACCCTGCCTTACAGGCCCTCCTCCCCGAAGAGGTACTCCAGAGATCTCTAGCCCTCTTGCAGCTGAGAGGAGCCCAGGATCTCAGATTTGAACCAGGTGAGGCTTCCTTTATTTTAAGCCCCGAAGGTCTGAGTTCGGCTCACCTTGCCCACTCATTTGCCACCGGTCTTTTGGGAAGGATCTGGAGTTAGCTGTGACTCGTCCTGGTGAGGGACTGAGCCTGAAATTGCTACCACCCTCCCCCAGACATGCTTTCCCACCCCAACTCAGAAAGCAGGCGGAAGAGGTTTGTGCTCCCCTCCACAATCATTTTAGGGTTTTTAGCCACACCTGTGGCCAGCCtagcctcctttttcttttcttgtccgGAAGAAGCCCTGCCTTCCTATTTCTCCAGCACCTGTCCATGCTCGGGAATGGAGACTGTCCTCCCACACCCAGGCTGGAGACCTCGGGCATTTCTTCCTCGGGTGCTCTAGAGACACGTTCAGAGTCATCTTGTCGCAGAGGATGAAGGGGCTCTCCTGGCTGCTGCCCCCAAGACCTATCTAACTTCCTTCCCTTGCAGTGAATGACAGCTCAGCAGCTTTTCCAGAACAAAATTAAGCGCTCTGCCTTTCACTTATGAAAGTCCCTTAAAGTGAAATAACTTCTGCTTTGCTTTTCCCTCTTGTAGGCCGACTGAGCTCTCCtacgataaaaaaaaaaaagaaaagagttgaaATGCATGGAGATTCCTGATCCAAGAGTCGTGTGTGACTGCTCGCATTTCCACAGCCTCACTTCCTTAGGCTTGAGCTTGCTGGAATTGTGGCGGGGCTCCTTGCCGATCTCAAGAGCCTAAAGCCAGAGGGACCCCCAGTCAGTGCTCACTGAACGTTGTTCTTCTCTCAGCAGTGAACAATACCCCTGAGCAATGGGTGAGACATTCTCCCAGCTGGGCTCCCGGGAGGATGAGAACAAGTCGATCCTGCCCTCCGCCCCAGCCTTTGGCAGCCAGGCTGCCAGCTACTCCAGCACCACCAGCAGCAAGGCTTTTTGTTCCTGTGTGCCTTGTGAAAGGGCTGCCGGTGTCAGCTTTGTGACTTGTCCCACGTGCCAGGGCAGTGGGGAGATCCCTCGAGGTGAGTGGCCCCAGGCTCTGGAAGTCGCCTGGGATCCAGGAAAAGCTCTCCGCAGCCAGCTGGTCAGTGCCAGGCCCCTCTGAGTCTCCTTGGATGGGGTTGGGTCTCCCAGCTCCTAGTCCCAGAGTTTCAAGGCCAGCCAGGGAGATGCTAACCCTCCCCGGGGCTCACTTCAGAGACCCCCTCCTGCCCTGGTTGTACCGCCCAAACCCAGGGGATTCCCAGCCTCTCTGCTCTCTTAGCAGCACTGCCTTAGGATT
Above is a genomic segment from Mesoplodon densirostris isolate mMesDen1 chromosome 18, mMesDen1 primary haplotype, whole genome shotgun sequence containing:
- the NBR1 gene encoding next to BRCA1 gene 1 protein isoform X2, with the protein product MEPQVTLNVTFKNETQSFLVSDPENTTWADVEAMVKVSFDLNTIQIKYLDEENEEVSINSQGEYEEALKMAVKQGNQLQMQVHEGYRVVYEAPPPVGAEKRPVTRTGKKPLAHYSSLVRVLGSDMKTPEGPAAQFPPAPRDADQPQDKPPDWFTSYLETFREQVVKETVEKLEQKLREKLILQNPSLGSCPSEVSMPISEETLFLPENQFNWHIACSSCQRRIVGVRYQCSLCPSYNICEDCESGPYAHDSNHVLLKLRRPVVGSSEPFSHSRFSTPRLPAALEQARLQKQVDKSFLKAEKQRLRAEKKQRKAEVKELKKQLKLHRKIHLWNSIHGLQSPKSPSGRPESLLQSNTPMLPLQPCASVMPTLSAAFVDENLPDGTHLQPGTKFIKHWRMKNTGNVKWSTDTKLKFMWGNLTLASTAKKDVLVPCLKAGHVGVVSVEFIAPTLEGTYTSHWRLSHKGQQFGPRVWCSIIVDPFPSTESPDNIEKSMISSSKGDNLTCQQEEALLPAKEEIPPGETTEQTEGTGTCLPQKAQNAASERELYIPSVDLLTAQDLLSFELLDINIVQELERVPHNTPVDMTPCMSPLPHDSPLIEKPGLGQIQEESEGAGFKELPDSTVSVKKRAENISSVEEAEDDLSGTQFVCETVIRSLTLDAAPDHKPPCRQKSTHRAEFQLHATEEQQPVVLPGFCSKESSLKFAPPEEGPLGDKREEVVRIVEEEAVMEEEEEELKDEVQSQSSASSEDYIIILPECFDTSRPLGDSMYSSALSQPGLERAAEGEPGVEAGQEPVEAGERPPGGENQPQGHSINDILMTSQTLDTVPLTPEVVGPPPRLPRSPPYAQQHGSPGVDLPVTVPEVFSVPDQSRGELRGSSGLVNSRQRSYDHSRHHHGSSIAGGLVKGALSVAASAYKALFAGPPVTAQPLVSEDQTAALMSHLFEMGFCDRQLNLRLLKKHNYNILQVVTELLQINNNDWYSHRY
- the NBR1 gene encoding next to BRCA1 gene 1 protein isoform X3; amino-acid sequence: MEPQVTLNVTFKNETQSFLVSDPENTTWADVEAMVKVSFDLNTIQIKYLDEENEEVSINSQGEYEEALKMAVKQGNQLQMQVHEGYRVVYEAPPPVGAEKRPVTRTGKKPLAHYSSLQFPPAPRDADQPQDKPPDWFTSYLETFREQVVKETVEKLEQKLREKLILQNPSLGSCPSEVSMPISEETLFLPENQFNWHIACSSCQRRIVGVRYQCSLCPSYNICEDCESGPYAHDSNHVLLKLRRPVVGSSEPFSHSRFSTPRLPAALEQARLQKQVDKSFLKAEKQRLRAEKKQRKAEVKELKKQLKLHRKIHLWNSIHGLQSPKSPSGRPESLLQSNTPMLPLQPCASVMPTLSAAFVDENLPDGTHLQPGTKFIKHWRMKNTGNVKWSTDTKLKFMWGNLTLASTAKKDVLVPCLKAGHVGVVSVEFIAPTLEGTYTSHWRLSHKGQQFGPRVWCSIIVDPFPSTESPDNIEKSMISSSKGDNLTCQQEEALLPAKEEIPPGETTEQTEGTGTCLPQKAQNAASERELYIPSVDLLTAQDLLSFELLDINIVQELERVPHNTPVDMTPCMSPLPHDSPLIEKPGLGQIQEESEGAGFKELPDSTVSVKKRAENISSVEEAEDDLSGTQFVCETVIRSLTLDAAPDHKPPCRQKSTHRAEFQLHATEEQQPVVLPGFCSKESSLKFAPPEEGPLGDKREEVVRIVEEEAVMEEEEEELKDEVQSQSSASSEDYIIILPECFDTSRPLGDSMYSSALSQPGLERAAEGEPGVEAGQEPVEAGERPPGGENQPQGHSINDILMTSQTLDTVPLTPEVVGPPPRLPRSPPYAQQHGSPGVDLPVTVPEVFSVPDQSRGELRGSSGLVNSRQRSYDHSRHHHGSSIAGGLVKGALSVAASAYKALFAGPPVTAQPLVSEDQTAALMSHLFEMGFCDRQLNLRLLKKHNYNILQVVTELLQINNNDWYSHRY